In Caretta caretta isolate rCarCar2 chromosome 20, rCarCar1.hap1, whole genome shotgun sequence, a single window of DNA contains:
- the CDKN2D gene encoding cyclin-dependent kinase 4 inhibitor D — translation MLLGDEISAGDRLSGAAARGDLAELRRVLHQELVHPDSHNRFGKTALQVMMFGNTFVAEELLKQGASPNIQDEAGRAPAHDAARTGFLDTLRVLVEHGADVNVPDGAGALPVHVAVREGHMEVVRYLAPESNLRHRDAEGRTPLELARHLGLSHLEAILEQHLSAPA, via the exons atgctgctgggggaCGAGATCAGCGCCGGGGACCGGCTGAGCGGAGCCGCCGCCCGGGGGGACCTGGCCGAGCTGCGCCGCGTCCTGCACCAGGAGCTGGTTCATCCCGACTCGCACAACCGCTTCGGCAAGACGGCGCTGCAG GTGATGATGTTCGGCAACACGTTTGTGGCAGAGGAGCTGCTGAAGCAGGGCGCCAGCCCCAACATCCAGGACGAGGCCGGCCGGGCGCCCGCCCACGACGCCGCCCGCACCGGCTTCCTGGATACCCTGCGTGTGTTGGTGGAGCATGGGGCCGACGTCAACGTGCCCGATGGGGCGGGGGCGCTGCCCGTCCACGTGGCCGTCCGGGAGGGGCACATGGAGGTGGTGCGGTACCTGGCGCCCGAGTCCAACCTGCGGCACCGTGACGCCGAGGGGCGCACCCCCCTGGAGCTCGCCCGTCACCTGGGCCTCTCGCACCTTGAGGCCATCCTGGAGCAGCACCTCTCTGCCCCCGCGTAA